A stretch of the Saccharolobus caldissimus genome encodes the following:
- a CDS encoding xanthine dehydrogenase family protein molybdopterin-binding subunit codes for MAKVIGKPIKRIIEDPPLITGKGKFVYDIDFKGTLYAIFIRSQYAHAKIKSIKCPENSLCFTTKDLPNSIIGLAREEAIYQGQPIAVILAEDEYKAKDLAEKVEVEYEPLPAVINVDDALKNIHKAKSDLSSNIVLEDEVTVGDTDSVFKKAYKIIEGEIINQRVIPSAMEPRGAVAYFDGRRLTVWSSTQTPFDLKKSLAEILGNYGVYDIRVIQPYVGGAFGSKIINYAEEFIVAYLAVVTGRPVKWFNTRSEDMMSTNHGRDMRLKFKAAFDAEGKLLGIEGTLIMDLGAPIIEINRDSFGMATTAARLLIGRYNVEALKVKVLGVATNKTFIAAYRGAGRPEATYFIERILNLGARALGIDQYEIREKNIMNEVNYYKLPTGIVYDSGKYREMLKIAKPYYLELLKKRDELRTKGKLAGVGVAIVSEIASFGPYSTAKVKVLSNGRIQVITGTTPHGQGDATAFAQIAAEIFDVDINQVDVLWGDTDLIADGDLTAGSRSITVGGSAVYEASRRLKEKLLRVVSEKLGVKPDEIEYQDGKFIHKQTGKSMTLAEASRESINMGMLPEEEYSYVMNLYTSPYGLHMALVEVDKETGIVKILDYKGFDDVGVVVNPLLAEGQVHGGVLQGISQALYEETIYSQEGNLITSTFSDYVIPTAVEGIRVEWKSLALAKSDTPIGSKGIGELPTIAATPTVINAIEDAINKNIYVMPVKPELILNLLT; via the coding sequence ATGGCAAAAGTAATAGGTAAACCGATTAAGAGAATAATAGAGGATCCACCTCTTATAACTGGGAAAGGTAAATTTGTCTATGATATAGACTTTAAAGGTACACTTTACGCTATATTCATTAGAAGTCAGTATGCGCATGCAAAAATAAAAAGCATTAAGTGTCCAGAAAACTCTCTATGTTTTACTACTAAGGACTTGCCTAATAGCATAATAGGCTTAGCAAGAGAAGAGGCAATATATCAAGGACAACCTATAGCTGTCATATTAGCTGAAGACGAGTATAAAGCTAAGGATTTAGCTGAAAAAGTTGAAGTAGAATATGAACCATTACCAGCAGTAATTAATGTTGATGATGCTTTAAAAAACATTCATAAAGCTAAAAGTGACTTAAGCTCAAATATAGTATTAGAAGACGAGGTAACAGTAGGCGATACTGACTCAGTTTTTAAAAAAGCATATAAGATAATTGAAGGCGAGATAATTAATCAACGAGTAATTCCAAGTGCAATGGAACCTAGAGGTGCAGTGGCTTACTTTGATGGAAGAAGATTAACCGTTTGGAGTAGTACACAAACACCGTTTGATTTAAAGAAATCTTTGGCAGAAATATTAGGGAATTATGGCGTATACGATATAAGGGTTATTCAACCTTATGTTGGAGGAGCCTTTGGTAGCAAAATAATTAATTACGCTGAGGAATTTATAGTAGCATATTTAGCTGTAGTCACTGGAAGGCCAGTTAAGTGGTTTAACACAAGAAGTGAAGATATGATGTCGACAAATCACGGTAGAGATATGCGATTAAAATTTAAAGCAGCATTTGATGCTGAAGGAAAACTCTTAGGAATTGAGGGAACACTTATAATGGATTTAGGGGCTCCTATAATAGAGATTAATAGAGATTCCTTTGGAATGGCAACTACAGCTGCACGCTTGTTAATAGGTAGATACAACGTTGAGGCTCTTAAGGTAAAAGTACTAGGAGTAGCAACAAATAAAACATTTATAGCCGCGTATAGAGGTGCAGGAAGACCTGAGGCTACTTACTTTATTGAGAGAATATTAAATTTAGGAGCTAGAGCGTTAGGCATTGACCAGTATGAAATAAGGGAAAAGAACATAATGAATGAGGTTAATTATTATAAGCTTCCTACAGGTATTGTGTATGATAGCGGTAAATATAGAGAGATGTTAAAAATAGCAAAACCATACTATTTAGAGCTATTGAAAAAGAGAGACGAATTAAGGACTAAAGGTAAACTAGCTGGAGTTGGAGTTGCAATAGTAAGTGAAATAGCATCTTTTGGGCCATACTCAACTGCAAAAGTTAAGGTATTGTCTAATGGGAGAATACAAGTAATAACTGGGACTACACCTCATGGCCAAGGAGATGCCACTGCATTTGCCCAAATAGCTGCTGAGATATTTGATGTAGATATAAATCAAGTAGATGTGTTATGGGGGGATACTGATTTAATAGCTGATGGAGATTTAACTGCAGGGAGTAGAAGTATCACTGTTGGAGGTTCAGCAGTTTATGAGGCGTCTAGAAGATTAAAGGAGAAATTATTAAGAGTAGTAAGCGAAAAATTGGGAGTGAAACCAGATGAGATAGAATATCAAGATGGGAAATTCATTCATAAGCAAACAGGTAAAAGTATGACTTTAGCCGAGGCGTCTAGGGAATCAATAAATATGGGAATGTTACCAGAAGAGGAGTATTCGTATGTAATGAATCTATATACCTCGCCCTATGGTTTGCACATGGCGTTAGTTGAGGTAGATAAGGAAACTGGAATTGTTAAGATACTAGATTACAAAGGGTTTGACGATGTTGGAGTAGTAGTAAATCCACTTTTAGCTGAGGGACAAGTTCATGGTGGGGTTCTCCAAGGAATTTCACAAGCGTTATATGAAGAGACGATTTATTCTCAAGAAGGTAATTTAATTACATCTACATTTTCAGATTATGTTATACCTACAGCAGTAGAGGGAATAAGGGTTGAGTGGAAATCCTTAGCCTTAGCAAAATCAGATACTCCTATAGGTTCTAAGGGAATAGGCGAGTTACCTACCATAGCTGCAACTCCCACAGTAATTAATGCGATAGAAGATGCAATTAATAAAAACATCTACGTAATGCCCGTAAAACCAGAACTTATTTTAAATCTTTTAACGTGA
- a CDS encoding Gfo/Idh/MocA family protein, whose product MSLGIAFIGSGFSARFHLRGLVGVRNVEVKAIYSRNLESAKEFAALSDQLGLGRPKVYDDVSKLVGDKEVNAIWLTVPNNVHLEYTKLIVEEVNQGKSNLIGIAVEKPLARNVKEAKEMIRLVEKAGLLHGYLENQIFMPSVVRGREVVWQMGAKNSGRPYLARAAEEHSGPHNSWFWRPTISGGGALLDMTCHSLETTRFLLTDPSKDKSSLKPKFVYGEIATLKWNKIEYAKHLKERYNVDFLKEQAEDYALTVITYEDDLGNVVMAETRTSWNFVGAGLRLSVEVLGPEYSLNINTLQPELFTFFSRNIKLPPTEAFVEKQNADQGLMPVIPDESVTYGYQGEDRHMVESFLSHKMPYENWYDGLLIVQLMMHAYLSAEMGKKIKFNPDQVEDFVPKVAKGEWNSNYIL is encoded by the coding sequence ATGAGTCTAGGTATTGCATTCATAGGTAGCGGCTTTTCAGCACGTTTCCACTTAAGAGGTCTTGTAGGGGTAAGAAATGTAGAAGTTAAGGCTATATATTCTAGAAATCTTGAGTCAGCTAAGGAGTTTGCTGCGTTATCTGATCAACTGGGCTTAGGCAGGCCTAAGGTTTATGACGACGTAAGCAAATTAGTCGGTGATAAGGAAGTTAACGCAATATGGCTTACCGTTCCTAATAACGTTCATCTAGAATACACTAAACTAATAGTTGAGGAGGTTAATCAAGGCAAAAGCAACTTAATTGGAATTGCAGTGGAAAAACCTCTAGCAAGAAATGTTAAAGAAGCTAAGGAGATGATAAGGCTCGTAGAGAAAGCAGGTTTATTACACGGATATTTGGAAAATCAAATATTTATGCCGTCAGTTGTAAGGGGGAGAGAGGTAGTTTGGCAGATGGGTGCTAAAAATTCCGGCAGACCTTATCTGGCTAGAGCTGCTGAGGAACACTCTGGTCCACATAACAGCTGGTTTTGGAGACCCACAATATCTGGTGGAGGTGCATTATTAGATATGACTTGTCATAGTTTGGAGACAACTAGATTCCTTTTAACAGACCCATCAAAGGATAAATCCTCATTAAAACCTAAATTCGTCTATGGTGAAATAGCCACACTTAAGTGGAATAAGATAGAATACGCTAAGCATTTAAAAGAAAGATATAATGTAGACTTCTTAAAGGAACAGGCTGAGGATTATGCGCTAACAGTTATTACATATGAGGACGATTTAGGAAATGTAGTAATGGCGGAAACTAGAACATCCTGGAATTTTGTGGGAGCTGGTCTGAGATTATCAGTTGAGGTTCTGGGACCAGAATATAGCCTTAATATAAATACGTTACAACCAGAATTGTTTACATTCTTTAGCAGAAATATTAAATTACCACCAACTGAGGCTTTCGTAGAGAAACAAAACGCTGATCAGGGATTGATGCCCGTAATCCCAGATGAATCTGTCACTTATGGGTATCAAGGAGAGGATAGGCATATGGTTGAATCTTTTCTCAGTCATAAAATGCCCTATGAAAATTGGTATGACGGTCTGTTAATAGTTCAATTAATGATGCATGCGTATTTATCAGCTGAGATGGGAAAGAAAATTAAATTTAATCCAGATCAAGTTGAAGATTTCGTACCAAAGGTAGCTAAAGGTGAATGGAACTCAAATTATATACTATAA
- a CDS encoding alpha-mannosidase: protein MRSLSELEARISLIFANSFRNLRQLKWNWDNYGRAFLDVEGKGNSYLVIIDHKGSGLIKLDEKPYFELDRYHVIIPIPIGFHRVSVELSNYMDFGEKIDPTPGIPFYADLDFNAYKLYIYGSSIIDLIRDNKIDDEVKEDLVNALTKALKEAYFESVSREQLFIASKLLRVSLDLNRMYQSIDDSLFGIYIEDENRSKYEKALNTLKEELSKLISKYGKRGELVGVGHAHIDTAWLWPFDETRRKVLRTFATILTLLDKYNFHFIQSASIYYEWIKSDSPELFEKIKEKVKEGKWELGALYVECDTNMVSGESLARQLLYSQRFYLENFGKLAEILWLPDTFGFTASLPQIAKLGGVRAFATHKVFWNDTNRFPYNIFKWIAPNGDYLASIAFGNGKGGYNSDFTALSVLEQWRNWTQKDQPMLYSYGYGDGGGGPNEEMILRAEAINNLPILPKVSLGGTSEMLDKITPVEEWRGELYLETHRGVLTSHSKMKLLNRRAELSLREAELWSALAGTYNRDLFKNLWKIVLKNQFHDVLPGSAIREVYSVAYQELEDVIRQANDIAYTAMQKLIGNEGDNLYIFNSLPWEREGYIFVDREIGSQKTVNGYVVKVKVPSIGYAKLEPIEVKDKVSIKEIENEYIIENKYFVIKVGKDGRLISIFDKEANREVLKRPSNEIIAYENIPGWADAWDIEKGYFETNFKMTSIASEVVDSGPIMVSVKFIYKFRKSEIIQFLRVFADSRRIDFITTIRMKDRELLLKSWFHLDLNSEKAISDIPFGVVERFIWNNTSWEKAKFEVPVQKFIDISEGDYGVALLNDGKYGVSINGTSIGLSLTKTPIFPDPSTDLEEVTFTYSLYPHLGGLREVIKEAYELNVPLRIVKGNSSEDKKSFIKVDKLMLESVKISEDDDSIILRLYEYNNSRGEAVIELPFNIEKALSLDLLELNNVPREIVVEGNRVKVKYKNRDILTLKLRVSR from the coding sequence ATGAGGTCACTTAGTGAACTTGAGGCTAGGATTTCTTTGATTTTTGCTAACTCTTTCAGAAATTTAAGGCAATTAAAATGGAATTGGGATAATTATGGTAGGGCATTTTTAGACGTAGAGGGTAAAGGTAACTCATATCTAGTAATAATAGACCATAAAGGTAGTGGGCTAATTAAACTTGACGAAAAACCTTACTTTGAACTAGATAGGTACCATGTAATTATACCAATACCGATAGGTTTCCATAGGGTATCAGTGGAGTTATCAAACTATATGGACTTTGGCGAGAAGATCGATCCAACTCCTGGCATACCATTTTATGCGGATTTGGATTTTAACGCATATAAACTTTATATTTATGGATCTTCAATTATAGATTTAATAAGGGATAATAAGATAGATGATGAAGTGAAAGAAGATCTAGTTAACGCGTTAACAAAAGCATTAAAGGAAGCCTATTTTGAATCTGTTTCAAGGGAACAACTTTTTATCGCATCTAAATTATTAAGGGTAAGCTTAGATTTAAATAGAATGTATCAATCTATAGATGATTCATTATTTGGCATTTATATTGAAGATGAAAATAGGAGTAAATATGAGAAGGCGTTAAATACATTAAAAGAAGAATTATCAAAACTTATATCGAAATACGGTAAAAGAGGAGAACTTGTAGGTGTAGGTCATGCACATATAGATACAGCTTGGCTTTGGCCTTTCGATGAGACTAGAAGAAAAGTATTAAGAACTTTTGCTACGATTTTAACTCTCTTAGATAAGTATAACTTTCACTTTATCCAGAGTGCCTCTATATATTACGAATGGATAAAAAGTGATTCTCCAGAATTATTTGAGAAGATAAAGGAAAAAGTTAAAGAAGGTAAATGGGAGTTAGGTGCGCTTTATGTGGAATGTGATACTAATATGGTTTCTGGAGAGTCTCTAGCTAGACAATTACTTTATTCTCAGAGATTTTATTTAGAGAATTTTGGTAAATTAGCTGAAATTCTATGGTTACCAGATACTTTCGGCTTTACTGCTTCATTACCGCAGATCGCTAAACTGGGTGGAGTAAGAGCTTTCGCTACACATAAAGTTTTCTGGAATGATACTAATAGATTCCCTTACAATATATTTAAATGGATTGCTCCTAACGGAGATTATCTGGCATCAATAGCATTTGGTAATGGTAAAGGTGGATATAACTCAGATTTTACGGCATTAAGTGTATTAGAGCAGTGGAGAAATTGGACTCAAAAGGATCAACCTATGCTATACTCTTATGGTTACGGTGATGGTGGAGGAGGTCCAAATGAAGAGATGATACTTAGAGCTGAGGCAATAAATAACCTTCCGATATTGCCTAAAGTTAGTTTGGGAGGTACTTCTGAAATGTTAGATAAAATTACTCCAGTAGAGGAGTGGAGGGGCGAATTATATTTAGAGACTCATAGAGGCGTATTAACTTCTCACTCTAAAATGAAATTACTTAATAGGAGGGCTGAGTTATCCTTAAGAGAAGCCGAATTATGGTCTGCTTTAGCCGGTACCTATAATCGTGATTTATTTAAAAATTTATGGAAAATAGTTTTAAAGAATCAGTTTCACGACGTACTGCCAGGTTCGGCTATAAGGGAAGTTTACAGTGTAGCTTATCAAGAACTAGAAGATGTCATAAGACAAGCTAATGATATAGCTTACACAGCGATGCAGAAGCTTATAGGCAATGAAGGTGATAATTTATATATATTTAATTCTTTGCCTTGGGAAAGAGAAGGTTATATTTTCGTAGATAGGGAAATAGGGAGTCAAAAAACTGTTAACGGTTATGTAGTTAAAGTAAAAGTTCCCTCAATAGGATATGCTAAATTAGAGCCAATAGAAGTTAAGGATAAGGTTAGTATAAAGGAAATTGAAAATGAATATATAATTGAAAATAAGTATTTTGTAATTAAGGTAGGTAAGGATGGTAGGCTTATTTCAATATTTGATAAGGAGGCTAATAGGGAAGTATTAAAGAGGCCAAGTAATGAAATAATAGCCTACGAGAATATTCCTGGCTGGGCTGATGCATGGGATATAGAAAAAGGCTACTTTGAGACTAACTTTAAGATGACTTCTATCGCTTCTGAAGTCGTAGATAGTGGTCCAATAATGGTATCTGTTAAATTCATTTATAAATTTAGGAAATCTGAAATTATACAGTTCTTAAGAGTATTTGCGGATTCTAGGCGTATAGATTTCATTACAACCATAAGGATGAAAGATAGGGAATTATTATTAAAATCATGGTTCCATCTAGATTTAAACTCAGAGAAAGCAATTTCCGATATACCTTTCGGTGTAGTTGAAAGATTCATTTGGAATAATACGAGTTGGGAGAAGGCTAAATTCGAAGTTCCAGTACAAAAGTTTATAGATATATCAGAAGGGGACTACGGTGTAGCTTTACTTAATGACGGGAAATATGGCGTGTCAATTAATGGGACTTCAATAGGTTTGTCACTTACTAAAACACCAATATTCCCAGACCCTTCAACAGATTTAGAAGAGGTTACTTTTACGTATTCACTTTATCCTCATTTAGGAGGTTTAAGAGAGGTAATAAAGGAAGCATACGAACTTAATGTACCCTTAAGAATAGTTAAGGGTAATAGTAGTGAGGATAAGAAGAGCTTTATTAAGGTTGATAAGTTAATGTTAGAATCAGTAAAGATAAGTGAAGACGACGATAGTATAATATTAAGATTATATGAATATAATAATTCAAGAGGTGAGGCAGTAATAGAGTTACCATTTAATATAGAGAAGGCATTAAGCTTAGATCTTTTAGAATTAAATAATGTTCCTAGAGAGATAGTCGTTGAAGGAAATAGGGTTAAGGTAAAATACAAGAATAGAGACATATTAACCTTAAAGCTGAGGGTAAGCCGTTGA
- a CDS encoding BadF/BadG/BcrA/BcrD ATPase family protein yields the protein MIISVDGGATKTIAVLVHGNELKGLGISGPSNFNAVGKDVAIENILEAVKMAKGESKKIKEGIFSLAGVGDSEESDRIANEICNVVSNKMEIESYRIYNDGVAAYRMANLFEDGIVVASGTGNVNYFQKGNTLRRLGGWGWFAGDEGSASWIGRRALTYAIRQYDGIFEGDELIKAAEEYFGKPFKELIWSLEIKPNKPLVAGFATKVVELANKGSKYADLILTEASEYIVSVIKRLLKEFNVIPRVSLVGGLMMAGDILVNKIRNQFPFNVHVFYGYQVAMGGVVILENMKSFDDMNSLLQQLDLLLKRNFSPDFLQKMLFFREPPGKWG from the coding sequence ATGATAATTTCAGTAGATGGTGGGGCAACTAAAACAATTGCAGTATTGGTTCATGGGAATGAGCTAAAAGGTTTAGGAATTTCTGGTCCTTCAAATTTTAATGCAGTAGGCAAAGATGTGGCAATAGAAAATATTTTAGAAGCTGTGAAAATGGCTAAAGGGGAGAGTAAGAAGATAAAGGAAGGTATTTTTAGTTTAGCTGGCGTTGGTGACTCTGAAGAGTCTGATAGAATTGCAAATGAGATATGTAATGTAGTTTCAAACAAGATGGAAATAGAAAGTTATAGAATTTATAATGATGGTGTAGCTGCGTATAGAATGGCAAACCTTTTTGAAGATGGCATAGTAGTGGCTTCTGGGACTGGTAATGTGAATTATTTCCAGAAGGGTAACACGCTAAGGAGACTAGGTGGATGGGGATGGTTTGCTGGTGATGAAGGCTCTGCATCGTGGATAGGAAGGAGGGCTTTAACGTACGCCATTAGACAATATGATGGAATATTCGAGGGAGATGAATTAATTAAGGCTGCTGAAGAGTACTTCGGAAAGCCCTTTAAAGAACTTATTTGGTCCTTAGAGATTAAGCCTAATAAGCCTTTAGTTGCAGGTTTTGCTACTAAGGTTGTAGAATTAGCAAATAAAGGTTCTAAGTATGCTGACTTAATTTTAACTGAAGCATCTGAGTATATAGTAAGTGTAATTAAAAGATTATTAAAGGAATTTAATGTAATCCCTAGAGTTTCCTTAGTAGGAGGTTTAATGATGGCAGGCGATATTCTAGTTAATAAGATTAGGAACCAATTTCCTTTTAATGTGCACGTATTCTACGGTTATCAAGTTGCTATGGGAGGTGTTGTAATTTTAGAGAATATGAAGTCTTTTGACGATATGAATAGTTTATTACAGCAGTTAGATTTATTATTAAAGAGGAATTTTTCACCAGACTTTTTACAGAAAATGCTTTTCTTTAGAGAACCGCCCGGAAAATGGGGATAA
- a CDS encoding SDR family oxidoreductase: MNKVSIITGGARGIGAAIAHKLGTKGYSIVIADIDENAGQYRLNYLKNSGIDAIFIKTDVSSEHDVSNLMDKVYEKYGRIDVLVNNAGIGFSGRSIEEQTLEEWRRIIDTNLTGTWLCSKYAVKYMKNTGGVIINIASTRAFQSEPNTEPYSASKGGIIALTHALAVSLSKYNIRVISISPGWIDTSKWQVPPRTSNLSNLDHKQHLTKRVGLPEDIASLVSFLVSDEASWISGVNFTIDGGMTVKMIYIDENVIQNSLALLFDDYELSALIRRLIDKAKNNKEEIKKLLKEIVG; encoded by the coding sequence TTGAATAAGGTTAGCATAATAACCGGTGGGGCTAGGGGAATAGGTGCAGCTATAGCACACAAGTTAGGTACTAAAGGATATTCCATAGTAATAGCAGATATAGACGAAAATGCCGGCCAATATAGACTAAATTATCTTAAAAATTCAGGTATAGATGCGATTTTTATTAAAACTGATGTATCCTCAGAGCACGATGTTTCCAATCTAATGGATAAGGTATATGAGAAATATGGTAGAATTGACGTTCTAGTAAATAATGCGGGTATTGGATTTAGTGGAAGGAGCATTGAGGAGCAAACCTTAGAGGAGTGGAGGAGGATAATTGATACTAATTTAACTGGAACCTGGCTCTGTTCTAAGTATGCGGTAAAGTATATGAAAAATACTGGAGGAGTAATAATAAATATAGCATCGACTAGGGCTTTTCAATCTGAGCCCAATACAGAGCCATATTCTGCTTCTAAGGGTGGCATAATAGCACTTACACATGCCCTTGCTGTAAGCTTGAGCAAATATAATATTAGGGTGATCTCTATAAGTCCTGGTTGGATAGATACTAGCAAATGGCAAGTTCCACCAAGAACATCTAATTTATCTAATTTAGACCATAAACAGCACTTAACTAAAAGGGTTGGACTACCAGAAGATATAGCTTCTTTAGTCTCGTTTTTAGTATCAGATGAAGCTTCGTGGATAAGCGGTGTAAATTTCACAATAGACGGCGGTATGACTGTTAAAATGATATATATTGATGAGAATGTAATCCAGAATTCACTAGCCTTACTATTTGATGACTACGAATTATCAGCGTTAATAAGAAGGTTAATCGATAAGGCTAAAAATAATAAAGAGGAGATTAAAAAACTATTAAAGGAGATTGTAGGATGA
- a CDS encoding DUF4434 domain-containing protein has translation MKRFLIGVNYWPRISNIKMWSKFNLNEIENDLKLMRDLGINVIRAFILDEDCSDEKGNFTEECKQKLYKFLNIAEKYSIKVLLTFIVGHMSGKNWKIPWDKDNSIYDKIEPTRKFITDIIKEFKDHRSVLGWILTNEISLVRLPQNEEIFLRWLKELYKTVKEIDNTHVVSVGDNVSPFSHTFLKPENVRGIVDYASPHIYLYDQNPIRHSMQYFMILEYNRSSGLPVILEEFGFPTAVYSEESHARFIGLILRGALLYGAEGALIWCFSDFPREDDEPYMWEPHELTFGIVRKDGTIKPAAEVVKDFSNKVKEIDVSKYRVAKREAAILIPAWFYKNFQFVNEQSRRLDFAKVLSQSFTLARLSNIQVTFVREEDSNIENYKLIIIPSTTRLLTTTWRKLLRAVENGSVLYFSTYSLTHLSATHLWEEIFGVIPNSPAGSKGVRVPEKIRLLGEEVEIGKIDLYTYSFVEKDAKVIGEDSLGKGFVFISNRGKGYSVLSTIPIEFTLTNNENINESWIKFYNYLSKISNTKQRYPSEKLGVEIQYLEGEDDYLLGVINHSWEDATMKIKDIIIKEEIDQCIKDDEIIVKAKSACLMYVKK, from the coding sequence GTGAAGAGGTTTTTAATAGGAGTTAATTATTGGCCAAGAATATCTAACATTAAAATGTGGAGTAAGTTTAACCTAAATGAGATTGAGAATGACCTTAAATTGATGAGGGATTTAGGGATAAATGTAATAAGGGCATTTATACTAGATGAGGATTGTTCAGATGAAAAAGGAAATTTCACAGAAGAATGTAAACAAAAACTCTATAAATTTCTTAACATAGCAGAAAAATATTCTATAAAAGTATTGTTAACATTTATCGTAGGACATATGAGTGGCAAGAATTGGAAAATTCCATGGGACAAAGATAATTCAATATATGATAAAATTGAACCTACAAGAAAATTTATAACTGACATAATTAAAGAGTTTAAAGATCATAGATCAGTATTAGGATGGATACTTACAAATGAAATTTCGTTAGTTAGATTGCCTCAAAATGAAGAGATCTTCTTAAGATGGTTAAAGGAATTATATAAAACCGTAAAGGAAATAGATAACACTCACGTGGTTTCGGTAGGAGATAACGTCTCCCCTTTTTCTCATACATTTCTAAAGCCAGAAAACGTTAGAGGGATAGTTGATTACGCTTCTCCTCATATATACCTATACGACCAGAACCCTATTCGACATTCAATGCAATACTTCATGATATTGGAGTATAATAGAAGCTCTGGATTACCCGTGATTTTGGAGGAGTTTGGATTTCCCACCGCAGTTTATTCTGAGGAATCTCATGCGAGATTTATAGGATTAATATTAAGGGGAGCCTTATTATATGGTGCTGAGGGAGCTTTAATTTGGTGTTTCTCAGATTTCCCTAGAGAGGATGATGAGCCCTATATGTGGGAACCTCACGAATTAACCTTCGGAATAGTGAGAAAGGACGGCACTATAAAGCCCGCTGCAGAAGTTGTTAAAGATTTCAGCAATAAGGTTAAAGAAATAGATGTTTCAAAATACAGAGTAGCTAAAAGAGAAGCTGCTATACTAATTCCCGCATGGTTTTATAAAAATTTTCAGTTCGTAAATGAACAAAGTAGGAGGTTAGATTTCGCAAAGGTCTTAAGTCAATCATTTACATTAGCTAGATTATCAAACATTCAAGTAACTTTTGTAAGAGAGGAAGATAGCAATATAGAGAATTATAAACTGATAATAATTCCTTCAACGACTAGGCTACTTACTACTACTTGGAGAAAGTTATTAAGGGCTGTTGAAAATGGTTCCGTTTTATACTTTTCCACATACTCCTTAACCCACTTATCGGCAACGCATTTATGGGAGGAGATATTTGGTGTAATACCTAATAGTCCTGCTGGAAGTAAAGGGGTTAGGGTCCCAGAAAAAATAAGGTTATTAGGGGAAGAAGTAGAAATAGGTAAGATAGATTTATATACATATTCCTTTGTAGAGAAAGACGCAAAAGTAATAGGTGAAGACTCCTTAGGTAAGGGCTTTGTTTTCATATCTAATAGAGGGAAAGGATATTCAGTGCTATCTACAATCCCGATAGAGTTTACGTTAACTAATAATGAAAATATTAATGAATCTTGGATTAAATTCTATAATTATTTATCTAAAATTTCAAATACTAAACAAAGATATCCATCTGAAAAACTAGGAGTTGAAATACAGTACTTAGAAGGAGAAGATGATTATTTACTGGGAGTGATCAATCATAGCTGGGAAGACGCTACTATGAAGATTAAAGACATTATAATAAAAGAAGAAATTGATCAGTGTATAAAAGATGACGAGATAATAGTTAAAGCTAAATCTGCTTGCTTAATGTATGTAAAGAAGTAA